A portion of the Leptospira kobayashii genome contains these proteins:
- a CDS encoding AZOBR_p60025 family cell surface glycopolymer formation protein yields the protein MKRFWFPISFLAFLVLEILLILIKTKPYGYSLSSLIGIWDGFAEINPGAVDSDFVIFRAGGYDGQFFYLVAKSLFTDLSWDLIVDSYFFRLHRIGFSFIVGSFSSLIGFEYYAWIAILILNIAFLASYYVLHSLLPGDKKFYSLLYLFSPYSLNSNLLLVADGFFASLVILGTFFYLKLNKTYFDEILSVLFLTLAIFTRELGIFLLLPIVFQSILAKNRKQTFIFVLPLFCFVFFLIWTWSISPNHLGTNPLGFRDMTDFPLYGFIKSFYDNGRFHLSAKESVKLLLFAQYLLLFAYILKKIWDLFQSLESLIRTKELLFILPILATLGIISIAEEGYWRSFDNLSRMFTLSLPLVIYLHTRKPNRISGIFLGSSLLLFVFLILRITLLTQGKDFYLSP from the coding sequence GTGAAACGATTCTGGTTCCCCATCTCTTTTTTAGCATTCCTTGTTTTGGAAATTTTGCTCATTTTGATCAAAACCAAACCCTATGGTTATTCTCTTTCTTCTCTCATAGGCATTTGGGACGGATTTGCGGAGATCAACCCGGGTGCAGTAGATTCCGATTTTGTAATCTTTCGGGCGGGGGGATATGACGGACAATTCTTCTATTTGGTCGCCAAATCCTTGTTTACCGACTTAAGCTGGGATTTGATTGTGGATTCTTATTTTTTCCGATTGCACAGAATCGGATTCTCTTTTATAGTCGGATCTTTTTCATCCTTAATCGGGTTCGAATATTATGCATGGATCGCTATTCTCATTTTAAATATAGCCTTTTTGGCTTCTTATTATGTTTTGCATTCTCTTCTTCCCGGGGACAAAAAATTCTATTCTCTGTTGTATCTATTTTCCCCCTATTCTTTGAATTCAAATCTGTTGCTTGTAGCGGATGGTTTTTTCGCATCCTTGGTGATTCTTGGGACATTCTTTTATTTAAAATTGAATAAGACCTATTTTGATGAAATTCTATCCGTATTGTTTTTAACCTTGGCAATCTTCACAAGAGAGCTTGGAATCTTTCTTCTTTTACCGATTGTATTCCAATCCATTCTTGCAAAAAACCGGAAACAAACTTTTATCTTTGTATTACCTTTATTCTGCTTTGTATTTTTTCTCATTTGGACTTGGAGTATCTCTCCCAACCATTTAGGAACCAATCCTTTGGGATTCAGGGATATGACGGATTTTCCCCTCTATGGTTTTATCAAAAGCTTTTACGACAACGGAAGATTTCACCTATCCGCAAAGGAATCCGTAAAACTTTTGTTATTTGCTCAATATCTATTGCTTTTTGCTTATATTTTAAAAAAGATTTGGGATCTTTTTCAAAGTTTGGAAAGTCTAATTCGTACAAAGGAATTGCTGTTCATTCTTCCGATCCTTGCTACCTTAGGAATCATTTCCATAGCGGAAGAAGGTTATTGGCGTTCTTTTGACAATTTATCCAGAATGTTCACTTTATCTTTGCCGTTAGTCATCTACCTTCACACCCGAAAACCAAATCGTATTTCCGGAATCTTTTTAGGTTCGTCGCTTTTACTTTTTGTTTTTCTGATTTTACGAATTACCTTGCTCACTCAAGGAAAGGATTTTTATCTATCACCATGA
- a CDS encoding sensor histidine kinase produces MINICITSRLSSLPIVIAYKKGFFEEFDTKVSLHVNTHHKGVLALLESGRIEAGEVPTISYLQESFLKKSKIKRIYKGLFLYHSPLSFYSRFRFQAEDLTRNKAYFIPVPHINSVERLFAEKFLEEYAPYNPVKIRFMDTPGFLEEKEFQKPSCLGISSDPFLSPFLKNYHDFKEDTQLSLLQSEDLVPSTLLAFSGDCILKTGRSASGVLLAVKKAIDFINENAKNNSPKIWEDLNLTQFYPHLRAGDLKSILFPHPLIEKGIFSYQGNVESMYPLLKDTYFRVIRRVLTPEVVKPVLDFSEILEALEPKKLFDVRKLTSFQKGGADKQYAPALINYRKLNAIRHLIVDVNSVTLDILQGNFSSRLNTDETLLLDNRVKYLINSMLDSFNSTLELQREEIAELENLISILEIKLDRSAVDLQYSEEKYRYLFEFSREAIALVDAETGNILEGNHQFRSLTGYTRGDLTKTTIEDIILGDQIAPQLKFGTNLSQDAMLSLPDVDILLKDGSKLSVDLSFTSILLSPKKRYQVQFRPNQERKEQERLQHEFISNISHELRSPMTNIKGYLEFFKTDKTLAYNNEHKNMLEVIEKNVKRLSFLIENMLKLTTSREKDAPEEVVEIFDPVPVIEDVIHMNSHLAKGKAIEWELRLKKGLYLKGIRFEFSQIITNLYINALKYTMKGKVSLSLEEVNGKIEIIVKDSGIGIDPNYKNQIFDRFFRIPSSDNKKIGGTGLGLSIVKSLIEKMNGEIFVESKLGQGSTFKVILPKTSISS; encoded by the coding sequence GTGATCAATATCTGTATTACCAGCCGACTTTCCTCCTTACCGATTGTAATCGCATATAAAAAGGGATTTTTTGAAGAGTTTGACACAAAAGTATCCCTTCATGTCAATACGCATCACAAAGGAGTACTCGCTCTTTTGGAATCGGGTAGAATCGAAGCGGGAGAGGTCCCCACGATTTCCTACTTGCAGGAATCATTTCTAAAAAAATCGAAAATCAAACGAATTTACAAAGGTCTTTTTCTTTATCATTCGCCTCTGTCTTTTTATTCAAGATTCCGGTTTCAAGCGGAAGACCTGACCCGTAACAAAGCATACTTCATTCCAGTCCCTCACATCAATTCCGTTGAACGCTTGTTCGCCGAGAAATTCCTGGAGGAATATGCTCCTTATAATCCGGTAAAAATCCGATTTATGGATACTCCCGGATTTTTAGAAGAAAAGGAGTTTCAAAAACCAAGTTGTTTGGGAATCTCTTCCGATCCGTTCCTCAGTCCGTTTTTAAAAAACTATCACGACTTCAAAGAAGATACTCAATTATCGTTACTCCAATCGGAAGATCTAGTGCCTTCCACCTTACTCGCATTTAGCGGCGATTGCATTTTGAAAACAGGAAGAAGTGCATCCGGAGTACTTCTGGCAGTCAAAAAAGCGATAGATTTTATCAACGAAAACGCCAAAAACAATTCCCCTAAAATCTGGGAAGATCTTAATCTGACACAGTTTTACCCTCACCTACGCGCGGGAGACTTAAAATCGATCTTATTCCCTCATCCGTTGATTGAGAAAGGAATCTTTTCTTATCAGGGAAACGTAGAATCAATGTATCCTCTTCTGAAAGATACGTATTTTCGTGTGATACGGAGAGTATTGACTCCGGAAGTAGTGAAACCGGTTCTTGACTTTTCGGAAATCCTGGAAGCACTGGAACCGAAAAAATTATTCGACGTAAGAAAACTCACAAGCTTTCAAAAAGGGGGAGCGGACAAACAATATGCTCCCGCACTCATCAATTATCGCAAGTTAAACGCTATTAGGCACTTGATTGTGGATGTAAATTCGGTAACACTCGATATCTTGCAGGGAAATTTCTCATCCAGACTCAACACGGACGAAACATTACTTCTGGACAATAGGGTAAAATATCTCATCAATTCGATGTTAGACTCCTTCAACTCCACACTCGAATTGCAAAGAGAAGAAATCGCAGAATTGGAAAATCTGATTTCTATTTTGGAAATTAAATTGGATAGGTCGGCAGTCGATCTCCAGTATTCAGAAGAAAAATACCGCTATCTGTTTGAATTTTCCCGCGAAGCAATTGCGCTTGTGGATGCGGAAACAGGGAATATACTCGAAGGGAATCATCAGTTCAGAAGTCTAACAGGCTACACACGAGGAGATCTGACAAAAACGACAATTGAAGATATAATACTCGGAGACCAGATAGCACCTCAGCTCAAATTCGGAACAAACTTATCCCAAGATGCGATGTTGTCTCTGCCCGACGTGGACATTCTTTTGAAAGACGGCTCAAAGTTAAGTGTGGATTTGAGTTTTACCTCCATTCTACTATCACCGAAAAAAAGATATCAAGTACAATTCCGGCCCAATCAGGAAAGAAAAGAGCAGGAAAGACTTCAACATGAATTTATTTCCAATATCAGTCATGAATTAAGAAGTCCCATGACGAACATAAAAGGATATTTGGAATTTTTCAAGACTGACAAAACTCTGGCATATAACAACGAACATAAGAACATGCTGGAAGTGATTGAAAAGAACGTAAAAAGACTCAGCTTCTTGATTGAAAATATGCTAAAACTCACCACCTCCAGAGAAAAAGATGCTCCGGAAGAAGTGGTCGAAATATTCGATCCTGTACCTGTTATTGAAGACGTCATTCATATGAATTCCCATCTTGCAAAAGGAAAGGCAATTGAATGGGAACTTCGCTTGAAGAAAGGATTATACTTGAAAGGAATCCGGTTCGAATTTTCTCAAATCATCACGAATCTATACATCAACGCACTCAAGTACACCATGAAAGGTAAAGTTTCCCTCTCATTGGAAGAAGTGAACGGCAAGATAGAAATTATAGTTAAAGATTCGGGAATAGGAATTGATCCGAATTATAAAAACCAAATCTTTGATCGGTTCTTCAGAATCCCGTCCTCGGATAATAAAAAAATCGGAGGAACTGGCCTTGGTTTATCAATCGTAAAGTCATTGATAGAGAAGATGAATGGAGAAATTTTCGTGGAAAGCAAATTGGGGCAGGGGAGTACTTTCAAAGTCATACTCCCTAAAACTTCTATTTCTTCTTAG
- the htpG gene encoding molecular chaperone HtpG, translated as MSEQEKGKISVETENIFPIIKKWLYSEKDIFIRELVSNACDAISKLKKISFSEEFEGGTDYKIELSFDKDKRVLIIEDNGIGMTTDEVKKYINQIAFSGATDFAKHYQNAENKAEIIGHFGLGFYSCFMVSNKVTIETKSYKKGEKGVLWESESGTDFTISSIDKEIRGTKISLFLDTDSGEYLDKWKLKDLIKKYCDFLPVPILVDGEKANREKPLWSEEPSKVKPEDYKDFYSYLFPFSGESLFHIHLNVDFPFRLQGILYFPKITHELDATKNGIKLFCNHVFVSDNASELIPQFLTTLKGTIDIPDLPLNVSRSYLQNDPLVKKISGHIIKKVADRLSDDFKKNREEFQKNWNDISIFVKYGMLTDEKFFDAVKDVLIFKNSEGLFCTLNEYWEKNKEKNGDKVYYANETEMGSVYMDLLKSQGLEALLVDSRIDSHLIQHLETKNAEMKFQRVDAELADQVVDKDAKPGVVDANNQTEADRILEFFKSTITKEGVEIKTESLKSNEVPAVVLMPEFMRRMSEMNSMFNREDAKNLFKNHTLLVNTSSPLVKSALREFDGANKEKGEKIAQVIYDLALLSAKAMSEQEISDYTKRTSQFLADILSKN; from the coding sequence ATGAGCGAACAAGAAAAAGGTAAAATCAGCGTAGAGACGGAAAATATTTTTCCAATCATTAAAAAATGGCTCTATTCGGAGAAAGATATTTTCATACGCGAATTGGTTTCTAACGCATGTGATGCGATCAGTAAATTAAAAAAGATTTCGTTTTCCGAAGAATTCGAAGGTGGAACTGATTACAAAATCGAACTCAGCTTTGACAAAGACAAAAGAGTTCTGATCATAGAAGACAATGGAATCGGTATGACTACCGACGAAGTGAAAAAATATATCAATCAAATCGCTTTTTCGGGAGCTACCGACTTCGCAAAACATTACCAAAACGCAGAAAACAAAGCGGAGATCATCGGTCATTTCGGTTTGGGCTTTTATTCCTGCTTTATGGTGTCGAACAAAGTTACAATCGAAACCAAATCCTATAAAAAAGGAGAGAAGGGAGTCCTTTGGGAAAGTGAATCGGGAACCGACTTTACGATTTCCAGCATCGACAAGGAAATCCGAGGAACAAAAATTTCACTTTTCCTCGACACGGACTCAGGGGAGTACCTGGACAAATGGAAACTAAAAGATCTGATTAAAAAATATTGTGATTTTTTGCCGGTTCCCATTTTGGTAGACGGAGAGAAAGCAAACAGAGAAAAACCTCTTTGGTCGGAAGAACCTTCCAAAGTGAAGCCGGAAGACTATAAGGATTTTTATTCTTATCTTTTTCCTTTTTCCGGTGAATCTTTATTTCACATCCATTTGAATGTGGACTTTCCTTTCCGATTGCAAGGAATATTGTATTTCCCCAAAATTACACACGAGTTAGACGCTACAAAAAACGGGATCAAATTATTCTGCAATCATGTGTTCGTAAGTGATAATGCGAGCGAACTCATTCCTCAGTTTTTAACCACTCTCAAAGGAACCATAGACATCCCCGATCTTCCTTTGAATGTATCCAGATCGTATCTTCAAAACGATCCGTTGGTAAAAAAGATTTCCGGTCATATCATTAAAAAAGTGGCGGATCGATTGTCCGATGATTTCAAAAAGAATAGAGAAGAATTCCAGAAGAACTGGAACGATATTTCCATCTTCGTAAAATACGGGATGTTAACGGATGAAAAGTTTTTCGATGCGGTAAAAGATGTTCTTATCTTTAAAAATTCGGAAGGATTGTTCTGTACTCTGAATGAATATTGGGAAAAGAACAAAGAGAAAAACGGAGACAAAGTTTATTATGCAAACGAAACCGAGATGGGTTCGGTGTATATGGATCTCCTCAAGTCTCAAGGATTGGAAGCATTGCTTGTTGATTCCAGGATCGATTCCCATCTGATCCAACATTTGGAAACAAAAAACGCAGAAATGAAATTCCAAAGAGTGGATGCTGAATTAGCAGATCAAGTTGTAGATAAGGATGCAAAGCCCGGCGTGGTGGATGCGAACAATCAAACCGAAGCGGATCGGATTTTGGAATTTTTCAAATCGACCATTACCAAAGAAGGTGTAGAGATCAAAACCGAATCTTTGAAATCAAACGAAGTTCCCGCGGTAGTTCTTATGCCCGAGTTTATGAGAAGAATGAGTGAAATGAATTCCATGTTCAACAGGGAAGATGCCAAAAATTTATTCAAAAACCATACTCTTCTTGTAAATACTTCCTCACCTTTGGTCAAATCCGCATTACGAGAGTTTGATGGAGCAAATAAGGAAAAAGGAGAGAAAATCGCACAAGTCATTTACGACCTGGCCTTACTCTCCGCAAAAGCAATGAGCGAACAGGAGATTTCCGACTATACAAAAAGGACCAGCCAGTTCCTTGCGGATATTCTCTCCAAAAATTGA
- a CDS encoding BatD family protein has translation MKSFGSIKFFFLVFVYFPVVPLFSEEVSFRLSQNLVTKGESLELEIRLSGDKSLKLIRNSYEENGVKAVYSGSGSETQIINFKVSRSKIIKFRILADKTGKNKVPPVQVSVENDIVTCPELYFTVESKPPSNRRKGNGSLFDRIFGDPSEEDEKTESPEVVFHTNKQKVYIGEPIVGYYVLYYRGYRQAYLERDPNQSISFPFFLAETLKQVTVQIDPMVVRNGKEKNTLVFEKEIYGLTPLKSGNFTIGSTNFVVGDSMRFGAFQESIPVHTERITVLELPKGKPPGYKGAIGDYHLLADYQNAEIKLGETFYFKIKVSGSGGGDGLDHPLESRKEGLHFLSSQKSKTFRQLSTGEYGFYSEIEYLYSFEPRSLGKTSIGEATIHFFSPSSQSYQTKTLTLPDISVLPNTLSKQSDSWKATKKANADWTGNPYLIWFVVLSIFVGVGTTIVFRRQEDTKSGLIILDQRIGSKKNQILNDYLIKKGVVPKDAEKIVELRSAFPEKSFSEIFRYCDKLTKRMLVETSKLIQ, from the coding sequence ATGAAAAGTTTTGGTAGTATAAAGTTTTTTTTTCTAGTTTTCGTATACTTCCCGGTTGTCCCCTTATTCAGTGAAGAAGTCAGTTTTCGGTTATCGCAAAACCTGGTTACAAAGGGAGAATCTCTGGAATTGGAAATTCGCCTATCAGGCGATAAATCATTAAAACTTATAAGAAATAGCTATGAAGAAAACGGAGTAAAAGCGGTGTACTCCGGATCCGGCTCGGAAACCCAAATCATCAATTTCAAAGTTTCCAGAAGTAAAATTATAAAATTCCGGATACTGGCGGACAAAACCGGCAAAAACAAAGTGCCTCCTGTTCAAGTAAGCGTAGAGAATGATATCGTCACCTGCCCGGAACTTTATTTTACCGTGGAGTCAAAACCACCATCTAACAGAAGAAAAGGGAACGGTTCTTTATTTGACAGGATATTCGGTGATCCTTCCGAAGAAGACGAGAAGACGGAATCTCCCGAAGTTGTCTTTCATACTAACAAACAAAAAGTCTATATTGGAGAACCTATCGTAGGTTATTACGTATTATATTATAGAGGGTATAGACAAGCCTATCTGGAAAGAGATCCGAATCAATCCATCTCATTTCCTTTCTTTCTCGCAGAAACTTTAAAGCAAGTAACAGTTCAGATAGACCCCATGGTCGTTCGAAATGGTAAAGAGAAAAACACTTTGGTATTCGAAAAGGAAATCTACGGACTTACCCCGCTGAAATCAGGTAACTTCACCATAGGATCGACTAACTTTGTAGTAGGTGATAGTATGAGATTCGGAGCCTTCCAAGAATCCATCCCCGTTCATACGGAGAGAATTACGGTTCTCGAATTACCGAAAGGAAAACCTCCCGGTTACAAAGGTGCAATTGGAGATTATCATCTTTTGGCAGATTACCAAAATGCAGAAATCAAACTGGGAGAAACGTTTTACTTTAAAATCAAAGTCTCAGGCTCCGGAGGAGGAGACGGATTGGATCACCCCTTGGAAAGCAGAAAGGAAGGACTTCATTTTCTATCCTCTCAAAAATCAAAAACTTTCCGCCAACTCTCTACCGGAGAATACGGATTTTATTCCGAGATAGAATACCTTTATAGTTTCGAACCCCGTTCTTTGGGAAAAACATCCATAGGCGAAGCTACAATACATTTCTTTTCTCCTTCTTCCCAATCTTATCAAACAAAAACTTTAACCCTTCCTGACATTTCTGTTTTACCAAATACCCTTTCGAAACAGTCTGACTCTTGGAAGGCGACTAAAAAGGCAAATGCGGATTGGACTGGCAATCCTTATCTGATTTGGTTTGTTGTTCTAAGCATTTTTGTCGGAGTAGGGACCACGATTGTTTTTCGCCGGCAAGAAGATACCAAATCCGGTTTAATTATTTTGGATCAAAGGATAGGTTCCAAAAAAAACCAAATTCTAAATGACTATCTCATTAAAAAAGGTGTCGTTCCCAAGGATGCTGAAAAGATCGTAGAACTTAGATCCGCTTTTCCGGAAAAATCATTCTCAGAGATATTCAGGTACTGTGACAAACTTACCAAAAGAATGTTAGTAGAAACAAGTAAATTAATTCAATAA